The following are encoded in a window of Flavobacteriales bacterium genomic DNA:
- the accD gene encoding acetyl-CoA carboxylase, carboxyltransferase subunit beta: MGWFTRVKEGITTSTEEKKETPEGLWYKCPECKEVMTADDHENNLWVCAHCGHHEKIGSAKYFAILFDEQKYTELAPELIAGDPLAFEDTKKYTERLAKTRAETGLNDAIKAAEGNLDGHPVVIACMDFRFIGGSMGSVVGEKIAIAADRAMKRKCPLVIISKSGGARMMEAGFSLMQMAKTSAKLAQLSRKKLPYISIITDPTTGGVTASFAMLGDLNIAEPKALVAFAGPRVVRETIGRDLPEGFQTSEFVLDHGFLDKIVARKDLKPTLAKLFGFFLS, translated from the coding sequence ATGGGCTGGTTCACACGCGTCAAGGAAGGCATCACCACCAGCACCGAGGAGAAGAAGGAAACTCCCGAGGGGCTTTGGTACAAGTGCCCGGAGTGCAAGGAGGTGATGACCGCCGACGACCACGAGAACAACCTGTGGGTGTGCGCCCACTGCGGCCACCACGAGAAGATCGGCAGCGCCAAGTACTTCGCCATCCTCTTCGATGAGCAGAAGTACACCGAACTGGCCCCGGAACTGATCGCCGGCGACCCGCTGGCCTTCGAGGACACGAAGAAGTACACCGAGCGCCTGGCCAAGACCCGCGCCGAGACCGGTTTGAACGATGCGATAAAGGCGGCTGAGGGGAACCTGGACGGCCACCCGGTGGTGATCGCCTGCATGGACTTCCGCTTCATCGGCGGCAGCATGGGCAGCGTGGTGGGCGAGAAGATCGCCATCGCCGCCGACCGGGCCATGAAGCGCAAGTGCCCCTTGGTCATCATCAGCAAGAGCGGTGGTGCCCGCATGATGGAGGCCGGCTTCAGCCTGATGCAGATGGCCAAGACCAGCGCCAAGCTGGCCCAGTTGTCCCGCAAGAAACTGCCCTACATCAGCATCATCACCGACCCCACCACCGGTGGCGTCACGGCCAGCTTCGCCATGCTCGGCGATCTGAACATCGCAGAACCCAAGGCCTTGGTGGCCTTCGCCGGCCCCCGCGTGGTGCGTGAGACCATCGGCCGCGACCTGCCCGAGGGCTTCCAGACCAGCGAATTCGTGCTGGACCACGGCTTCCTGGACAAGATCGTGGCCCGCAAGGACCTGAAGCCCACCCTGGCCAAGCTCTTCGGCTTCTTCCTTAGCTAA
- a CDS encoding class I fructose-bisphosphate aldolase: MKTADIAALLGSDAANLLEHQCSTISRKQLHLPGPDFVERSFGPSDRSPQVLRALQTLYGSGRLGGTGYLSILPVDQGIEHSAGASFAPNPAYFDPENIVKLALEGGCNAVASTYGVLAASARKYAHKIPYIVKINHNELMTYPNKFDQVLFGTVESAWDMGAVAVGATIYFGSPESTRQITEIAEAFDRAHELGMATILWCYLRNPGFKTGGTDHHTAADLTGQANHLGVTIKADIIKQKLPEVNGGYNALSGYGKTHKKVYSELTTDHPIDLCRYQVANCYMGRIGLINSGGASSGASDLAEAVRTAVINKRAGGQGLISGRKAFQRPIAEGVALLNAIQDVYLDKGVTIA, from the coding sequence ATGAAGACCGCGGACATCGCGGCATTGCTGGGCAGCGATGCGGCCAACCTGTTGGAACACCAGTGCAGCACCATATCCCGCAAGCAATTGCACCTGCCGGGCCCTGATTTCGTGGAGCGCAGCTTCGGCCCCAGCGACCGCAGCCCCCAGGTGTTGCGCGCCTTGCAGACGCTTTACGGCAGCGGCCGTTTGGGGGGCACGGGCTACCTGAGCATCCTGCCGGTGGACCAAGGCATCGAGCACAGCGCCGGGGCCAGCTTCGCGCCCAACCCGGCCTACTTCGACCCGGAGAACATCGTGAAGCTCGCCCTCGAAGGCGGTTGCAACGCGGTGGCCTCCACCTATGGCGTGCTGGCCGCCAGCGCCCGCAAGTACGCCCACAAGATCCCCTACATCGTCAAGATCAACCACAACGAGTTGATGACCTATCCCAACAAGTTCGACCAGGTGCTCTTCGGCACGGTGGAGAGCGCGTGGGACATGGGTGCCGTGGCGGTGGGCGCCACCATCTATTTCGGCAGCCCGGAGAGCACGCGCCAGATCACCGAGATCGCCGAGGCCTTCGACCGCGCGCACGAGCTGGGCATGGCCACCATCCTCTGGTGCTACCTGCGCAACCCCGGCTTCAAGACGGGCGGCACGGACCACCACACCGCGGCCGACCTCACCGGGCAGGCCAACCACCTGGGGGTGACGATCAAGGCGGACATCATCAAGCAGAAGCTGCCCGAGGTGAATGGTGGCTACAACGCGCTCAGCGGTTACGGCAAGACGCACAAAAAGGTCTACAGCGAACTCACCACCGACCATCCGATCGACCTGTGCCGCTACCAGGTGGCCAACTGCTACATGGGCCGCATCGGCCTGATCAACAGCGGCGGGGCCAGCAGCGGCGCAAGCGACCTGGCCGAGGCGGTGCGCACGGCGGTGATCAACAAGCGCGCCGGCGGGCAGGGCCTCATCAGTGGCCGCAAAGCCTTCCAGCGCCCCATTGCCGAAGGGGTGGCGCTGCTCAACGCCATCCAGGACGTTTATCTGGACAAGGGTGTCACGATAGCATAG
- a CDS encoding T9SS type A sorting domain-containing protein, whose protein sequence is MNFVTYQEPFEGASCAGMITYLQSGSIEGREWIMVPLLEPLVVGQTYYGSFRANAAFGGNAQHPTIWLANDKVGMRFTTTAMPPWNVGDPYPVPPNHAHIMHPQILSDTVGWTLVSGSFVADSAYQYVMIGQFFSNALTDTLQFSPEGIPWYWLPRAYTLVDAVCVSPSPEGCDLGQSVGEVLPTGPVLFPNPAHDQLVVAQRDGAEAQVLDAVGRLLWQGRITSDRWVLEVGSWARGTYVLRTAHRDQVESYKFVLAE, encoded by the coding sequence ATGAACTTCGTCACCTACCAGGAGCCGTTCGAGGGTGCTTCGTGCGCGGGTATGATCACATACTTACAAAGTGGCTCGATCGAGGGTCGCGAATGGATCATGGTGCCCTTACTGGAACCTTTGGTGGTGGGCCAGACCTACTACGGCAGCTTCCGGGCGAATGCGGCCTTCGGGGGCAACGCACAGCATCCTACGATATGGCTGGCCAACGACAAGGTGGGCATGCGTTTCACCACCACGGCCATGCCTCCTTGGAACGTGGGCGATCCCTACCCCGTCCCTCCGAACCATGCGCACATCATGCACCCGCAGATCCTCTCGGATACAGTGGGCTGGACCTTGGTGAGCGGCAGCTTCGTGGCCGACAGTGCCTACCAGTACGTGATGATCGGGCAGTTCTTCAGCAATGCCCTGACAGATACGCTTCAGTTTTCTCCAGAGGGTATTCCCTGGTACTGGTTGCCGCGCGCATACACCCTGGTGGATGCGGTCTGTGTATCGCCCAGCCCGGAGGGTTGTGATCTAGGGCAAAGTGTGGGTGAGGTGCTGCCAACAGGCCCGGTGCTGTTCCCCAATCCGGCGCATGACCAGTTGGTGGTGGCGCAACGGGACGGAGCTGAAGCGCAGGTGCTGGATGCTGTGGGGCGCCTGCTGTGGCAGGGGCGTATCACGAGTGATCGCTGGGTACTGGAAGTGGGGTCTTGGGCGCGGGGTACATACGTATTGCGCACGGCGCATCGCGACCAAGTGGAATCGTACAAGTTCGTATTGGCCGAATAG
- the rpsO gene encoding 30S ribosomal protein S15 → MYLTNEAKEAIFTEHGGNAKNTGGAESQIALFTQRIDHLTEHLKRNKKDHGTEKALMAMVGKRKQLLGYLKKYDIERYRAIIGKLGLRK, encoded by the coding sequence ATGTACCTGACGAACGAGGCCAAGGAGGCCATCTTCACCGAGCACGGAGGCAACGCCAAGAACACCGGTGGTGCCGAAAGCCAGATCGCGCTGTTCACCCAGCGGATCGACCACCTCACCGAACACCTCAAGCGGAACAAGAAGGACCACGGCACCGAGAAGGCGCTGATGGCCATGGTGGGCAAGCGCAAGCAGCTGCTGGGCTACCTGAAGAAGTACGACATCGAACGCTACCGGGCCATCATCGGCAAGCTCGGTCTGCGCAAATAA
- a CDS encoding polyribonucleotide nucleotidyltransferase, translated as MRPEGTKRTIDLGDGKAITIETGVLAKQADGAVTVRLGDTILLATVVSTKEAREGIDFLPLTVEYREKFSAAGRFPGGFFKREARPSDHEVLTSRLVDRAIRPLFPDDYHGDTQVMISLMSADKKNPSDAIACLAAAAALAVSNIPFAGPVSEVRVARIGGRFVVNPRVEEMAEADMDLIVAGTDRDILMVEGEMKEVQEADMIEAIKVAHEAIKVHCAVLKELGAAVPKSQVKRTYEHENKNPDLEKKIHDFCYQRYYDLAMVPSSKDERHEKFGTVKEECLATLSEEELADKAMLARYFKKTQKAAVRNVVLDHQKRLDGRRTDEIRPIWSEVDVLPGTHGSAIFTRGETQAINLLTLGSSMDEQTIDLATKKGSENFMLHYNFPSFSTGEVRPIRGPGRREVGHGNLALRALKPVIPGLPENPYTIRLNCDILESNGSSSMATVCSGTLALMDAGVKIKAPVSGIAMGMISDGKRHAILSDILGDEDFLGDMDFKICGTAKGITATQMDMKVDGLPYEVLAQALEQARVGRLHILGEMLKTLDKPREDYKPHAPRIITIEIPKESIGAVIGPGGRVIQEIQAETGAHISIDEVDGRGVVEIMSENKASIDAALARVNAIANPPQAEVGANYKGKVKTIMPYGAFVEVMPGVDGLLHVSELEWRRIDRVEDVLKEGDVIEFQVTGKDPRSGKLKLSRRVLLPKPEGWVDRPEGGNGERRERRDRDDRPRRPMRDRGPEQN; from the coding sequence ATGAGACCAGAAGGAACCAAGAGAACGATCGACCTGGGCGATGGAAAGGCCATCACCATCGAGACCGGCGTACTGGCCAAACAGGCCGACGGCGCCGTGACGGTGCGCCTGGGCGATACCATTCTGCTCGCCACGGTGGTGAGCACCAAAGAAGCCCGCGAGGGCATCGACTTCCTCCCCCTGACGGTGGAGTACCGCGAGAAATTCAGCGCCGCCGGCCGTTTCCCGGGCGGCTTCTTCAAGCGTGAAGCGAGACCCAGCGACCACGAGGTGCTCACCAGCCGCCTGGTGGACCGCGCCATCAGGCCGCTCTTCCCAGATGACTACCATGGCGACACCCAGGTGATGATCTCCCTGATGAGCGCCGACAAGAAGAACCCCAGCGATGCCATCGCCTGCCTGGCCGCAGCGGCCGCCCTGGCCGTGAGCAACATTCCCTTCGCAGGCCCGGTGAGCGAAGTGCGCGTGGCCCGCATCGGCGGAAGGTTCGTGGTCAACCCCCGCGTGGAAGAGATGGCCGAGGCCGACATGGACCTGATCGTGGCCGGCACCGATCGCGACATCCTCATGGTGGAGGGTGAGATGAAGGAGGTGCAGGAGGCCGACATGATCGAGGCCATCAAGGTCGCCCATGAAGCCATCAAGGTGCATTGCGCGGTGCTGAAAGAACTCGGCGCGGCCGTGCCCAAGAGCCAGGTGAAGCGCACCTATGAGCACGAGAACAAGAACCCCGATCTCGAGAAAAAGATCCACGACTTCTGCTACCAGCGCTACTACGACCTGGCGATGGTGCCCAGCAGCAAGGACGAGCGCCACGAGAAGTTCGGCACCGTGAAGGAGGAATGCCTGGCCACCCTCAGTGAGGAGGAGCTGGCGGACAAGGCGATGCTCGCCCGCTATTTCAAGAAGACCCAGAAAGCGGCCGTGCGCAATGTGGTGCTGGACCACCAGAAGCGGCTCGATGGACGCCGGACCGACGAGATCCGCCCGATCTGGAGCGAAGTGGACGTCCTGCCCGGCACGCACGGCAGCGCCATCTTCACCCGGGGCGAGACCCAGGCCATCAACCTGCTCACGCTGGGCAGTTCCATGGACGAGCAGACCATCGATCTGGCCACGAAGAAGGGCAGCGAGAACTTCATGCTGCACTACAACTTCCCCAGCTTCAGCACCGGCGAGGTACGCCCCATCCGGGGACCCGGCCGGCGAGAGGTGGGCCATGGCAACCTGGCCCTGCGCGCGCTGAAGCCCGTCATCCCCGGTTTGCCGGAGAACCCCTACACCATCCGCCTGAATTGCGACATCCTGGAGAGCAACGGATCCAGTTCCATGGCCACCGTGTGCAGCGGCACCCTGGCCCTGATGGACGCCGGTGTGAAGATCAAGGCCCCGGTGAGCGGCATCGCCATGGGCATGATCAGCGACGGCAAGCGCCACGCGATCCTCAGCGACATCCTGGGCGACGAGGACTTTCTCGGCGACATGGACTTCAAGATCTGTGGCACCGCCAAGGGCATCACCGCCACGCAGATGGACATGAAGGTGGACGGTCTGCCGTACGAGGTGCTGGCCCAGGCATTGGAACAGGCTCGCGTAGGCCGCCTGCACATCCTGGGCGAGATGCTCAAGACCTTGGACAAGCCGCGTGAGGACTACAAGCCGCACGCCCCACGGATCATCACCATCGAGATCCCCAAGGAAAGCATCGGCGCGGTGATCGGTCCCGGTGGCCGTGTGATCCAGGAGATCCAGGCCGAGACCGGCGCGCACATCAGCATCGACGAGGTGGATGGCCGCGGCGTGGTGGAGATCATGAGCGAGAACAAGGCGAGCATCGACGCCGCTCTGGCCCGTGTGAACGCCATCGCCAACCCGCCCCAGGCCGAAGTGGGCGCCAACTACAAAGGCAAGGTGAAGACCATCATGCCCTATGGCGCCTTCGTGGAAGTGATGCCCGGCGTGGATGGCCTGCTGCATGTCAGCGAGCTGGAATGGCGCCGCATCGACCGTGTGGAGGACGTGTTGAAGGAGGGCGACGTGATCGAATTCCAGGTCACCGGCAAGGATCCGCGCAGTGGCAAACTGAAGCTGAGCCGCCGAGTGCTGCTGCCCAAGCCCGAGGGCTGGGTGGACCGCCCGGAGGGTGGCAACGGCGAACGCCGTGAGCGCCGCGACCGGGACGACCGTCCGCGCCGCCCCATGCGCGACCGCGGTCCGGAACAGAACTGA